A genomic window from Candidatus Binatia bacterium includes:
- a CDS encoding sigma-54 dependent transcriptional regulator, which yields MARHDDARDTTTPRSEFMGLVGSHPSMQRVFNLIRKVGPSQSAVLITGESGTGKELVARALHELSGQKSRNFVPVHCGAIPEELLESELFGHVKGAFTGALAARTGRFQLANGGSIFLDEIGEMSPRFQVKLLRVLEDGSFEPVGATSTLHTDVRVIAATHRDLRTMAKEGGFREDLLYRLDVVEIHLPALRERREDIPQIAEHFLTKLRETRGIPRFELAPETRRKLMAYDWPGNVRELRNVLERAAVLAENPGVIVPADLPDWIAAAAGAETPLPATSRDFVSPWDFGAEGTDFYKEMENFERRMIGRALQLAGGSKREAARLLQVNRTTLLEKLKRRGWEMRGGSLEPVEAPAATPDAWQGLRRGQASFQPGQAALELQKPIAVTGS from the coding sequence ATGGCCCGCCACGACGATGCACGTGACACGACTACCCCCCGATCCGAGTTCATGGGTCTCGTGGGGTCCCACCCCTCCATGCAACGCGTCTTCAACCTGATCCGGAAGGTCGGCCCGTCCCAGAGCGCGGTCCTGATCACAGGCGAGAGCGGGACGGGCAAGGAGTTGGTGGCGCGTGCGCTGCACGAGCTCTCGGGGCAGAAATCCCGCAACTTCGTCCCGGTCCACTGCGGCGCCATTCCCGAGGAGCTCCTCGAGAGCGAACTCTTCGGCCATGTGAAGGGCGCGTTTACCGGCGCCCTCGCCGCTCGAACCGGCCGATTCCAGCTCGCCAACGGCGGCAGCATCTTCCTCGACGAGATCGGTGAAATGAGCCCGCGGTTCCAGGTGAAGCTCCTTCGCGTGCTCGAGGACGGCTCCTTCGAGCCCGTCGGAGCGACCTCGACGCTACACACCGACGTCCGCGTCATCGCGGCGACCCACCGGGACCTCCGGACGATGGCCAAGGAGGGCGGATTTCGCGAAGACCTCCTGTACCGCCTCGATGTCGTCGAGATTCATCTTCCAGCCCTCCGCGAGCGGCGCGAAGACATCCCGCAGATAGCCGAGCACTTCTTGACGAAGCTCCGCGAGACCCGCGGAATACCTCGGTTCGAACTCGCTCCAGAGACCCGTCGCAAGCTGATGGCCTACGACTGGCCGGGTAATGTCCGCGAGCTCCGCAACGTCCTCGAGCGCGCCGCCGTTCTGGCCGAAAACCCGGGCGTGATCGTCCCGGCTGACCTACCCGACTGGATCGCAGCGGCAGCCGGCGCCGAGACGCCCCTCCCCGCGACCTCGCGCGACTTCGTGAGCCCCTGGGACTTTGGGGCCGAAGGCACTGATTTCTATAAGGAAATGGAGAATTTCGAGCGCAGGATGATCGGTCGGGCGCTGCAGCTCGCAGGCGGTAGCAAGCGCGAAGCGGCCCGCCTGCTGCAAGTGAACCGCACCACACTGCTCGAGAAGCTGAAGAGGCGCGGTTGGGAGATGCGCGGTGGGTCCCTCGAGCCCGTCGAGGCCCCCGCGGCCACGCCGGACGCCTGGCAGGGCCTCCGCCGCGGCCAGGCTTCGTTTCAGCCGGGCCAGGCCGCCCTCGAACTCCAGAAGCCGATCGCCGTCACGGGGAGCTGA
- the metG gene encoding methionine--tRNA ligase produces the protein MSDRAYITTPLYYVNAEPHLGSTYTNVVADTLARFQRQRGVPTVLQTGTDEHGEKIAETAREAGVSPKDFVDDVAAKFQATWDSCGIEYDNFIRTSNPAHIEFVQGVLARLHENDDIYFGSYEGLYCIGCERLYTEKELKDGLCPDHLTKPSEVSEPNYFFRMAKYQDAVREHIEKNPRFIHPEGYRNETLAILRDDLGDLCISRPKERLSWGIELPFDSNYVTYVWFDALLNYVSGPATLGRLDELWPATLHLIGKDILKPHAVFWPTMLLAAGFPLYDRLGVGGFWSSGGHKMSKSLGNVAKPLELRDKYGMDALRYFLLRDMAFGQDADFTEQALITRLNADLANGLGNLVSRTLAMSNKYFDGQIQPRLPEEPADAALAAAFATARTQLDQHIDNLAFHRGLGAVWEAIDAANKYVADQAPFKLVKDEAQRPRVGAILHNCVEALRVAAQLCAPVLPESAEKIREALGLSSDRFADLDLAWGDAFQDGHALGGPINLFPRVEA, from the coding sequence ATGTCGGACCGCGCCTACATCACGACCCCGCTTTACTACGTCAACGCCGAGCCCCACCTGGGCTCGACGTACACCAACGTGGTCGCGGACACTCTCGCCCGCTTCCAGCGGCAGCGCGGCGTCCCGACGGTCCTCCAGACCGGTACCGATGAGCATGGCGAGAAGATCGCCGAGACCGCGCGTGAAGCCGGAGTCAGCCCGAAGGACTTCGTCGACGACGTCGCCGCGAAATTCCAGGCCACGTGGGACTCGTGCGGCATCGAGTACGACAACTTCATCCGCACCTCGAACCCGGCGCACATCGAGTTCGTCCAGGGCGTCCTCGCGCGCCTGCACGAGAACGACGACATCTACTTCGGCTCGTACGAAGGGCTCTACTGCATCGGTTGCGAACGCCTCTACACCGAGAAGGAACTGAAGGACGGCCTCTGCCCGGATCACCTCACCAAACCGAGCGAGGTATCCGAGCCGAACTACTTCTTCCGCATGGCGAAGTATCAGGACGCCGTGCGCGAGCACATCGAGAAGAACCCCCGGTTCATCCACCCGGAGGGCTACCGCAATGAGACGCTCGCGATTCTTCGCGACGACCTCGGTGACTTGTGCATCTCACGTCCGAAGGAGCGGCTCTCGTGGGGCATCGAGCTGCCCTTCGATTCAAACTACGTTACCTACGTCTGGTTCGACGCTCTCCTGAACTATGTGAGCGGGCCCGCCACTCTCGGGAGACTCGACGAGCTCTGGCCAGCCACGCTGCACCTCATCGGCAAGGACATCCTGAAGCCACATGCGGTCTTCTGGCCCACGATGCTTCTCGCCGCCGGCTTCCCGCTATATGACCGGCTTGGCGTGGGGGGCTTCTGGTCGAGCGGTGGACACAAGATGTCGAAAAGTCTTGGCAACGTCGCCAAGCCTCTCGAGCTGCGCGACAAGTACGGCATGGACGCGCTGCGCTACTTCTTACTGCGCGACATGGCCTTCGGCCAGGACGCCGACTTCACCGAGCAGGCGCTCATCACAAGACTCAACGCCGACCTCGCGAACGGACTCGGCAACCTCGTGAGCCGCACGCTCGCGATGAGTAACAAGTACTTCGATGGGCAGATCCAGCCGCGCCTCCCCGAGGAGCCGGCCGACGCTGCCCTTGCGGCCGCGTTCGCAACCGCCCGGACTCAGCTCGACCAACACATCGACAACCTCGCATTCCACCGAGGACTCGGTGCCGTGTGGGAGGCGATCGACGCAGCGAACAAGTACGTGGCCGACCAGGCCCCTTTCAAGCTCGTGAAGGACGAAGCGCAGCGCCCACGCGTCGGTGCGATTCTGCACAATTGCGTCGAAGCGTTGCGGGTCGCAGCGCAGCTCTGCGCGCCCGTCCTACCCGAGTCGGCCGAGAAGATCCGAGAGGCACTCGGGCTTTCGTCCGATCGCTTCGCCGATCTCGATCTGGCCTGGGGTGACGCGTTCCAGGACGGGCACGCCCTCGGCGGCCCGATCAATCTGTTCCCCCGCGTCGAGGCCTAA
- a CDS encoding polyhydroxyalkanoate synthesis regulator DNA-binding domain-containing protein: protein MRRVVKRYANRKLYDTTSSRYVALDDVAAFVRRGDEVEVTDNESGEDLTAVTLAQIILEDERKKKSFLSLPVLQDLVRYGGDAIAEATKQGMEAFGEMREAAEKRVSEFVPESAPGAGIIDDMLETSRRRIDDLQRRVDEGLKESVSRLREVPGIGPEVERLENGLREIEVRLRNLLDLADDEARQDDSAGPDVNTSKDAASGRDATGERT, encoded by the coding sequence ATGCGCCGCGTCGTAAAGCGTTATGCCAACCGCAAGCTGTACGACACGACCAGCAGTCGTTATGTCGCTCTGGACGATGTTGCCGCCTTTGTCCGGCGGGGTGACGAGGTCGAAGTCACCGACAACGAGTCCGGTGAAGATCTCACAGCCGTGACCCTCGCCCAGATCATCCTCGAGGATGAGCGGAAGAAGAAGAGCTTCCTTTCGCTGCCCGTCCTACAGGACCTGGTCCGCTACGGCGGCGACGCGATCGCCGAAGCGACCAAGCAGGGCATGGAGGCCTTCGGCGAGATGCGAGAGGCCGCCGAGAAGCGTGTATCGGAGTTCGTTCCCGAGAGTGCCCCCGGTGCTGGCATCATCGACGACATGCTCGAGACGTCGCGCCGCCGGATCGACGATCTTCAGCGCCGCGTGGACGAAGGTCTGAAGGAGTCGGTCAGCCGGCTTCGTGAAGTCCCCGGAATCGGCCCCGAGGTGGAACGGCTCGAGAACGGCCTGCGAGAGATCGAGGTCCGACTGCGGAACCTGCTCGACCTCGCCGATGACGAAGCGCGTCAGGACGACTCCGCGGGGCCTGACGTGAATACGTCCAAAGACGCGGCTTCGGGCCGAGACGCCACCGGCGAGCGTACCTGA
- a CDS encoding transcriptional repressor, with product MQSRTERFSAFRRALKEKGLKSTAQRDDIARVFFASTRHMSIDDLYQEVRKVNERVGYATVYRTIKLLKDCELAEERHFADGQTRYENSESDEEHHDHLICDKCGRIVEFNDPGLEALQEEISERLGFVLARHRMELYGICRECREGAGRTPRTP from the coding sequence ATGCAATCGCGCACGGAGAGGTTCTCCGCTTTCCGGCGAGCGCTGAAGGAGAAGGGGCTCAAGTCCACGGCCCAGCGAGACGACATCGCGCGCGTCTTCTTCGCGTCCACTCGTCACATGAGCATCGACGACCTCTATCAGGAGGTTCGCAAGGTGAACGAGCGGGTGGGGTACGCGACCGTCTACCGCACCATCAAGCTGCTGAAGGATTGCGAACTCGCCGAGGAGCGGCACTTCGCCGACGGCCAAACGCGCTACGAGAACTCAGAGAGCGACGAAGAGCACCACGATCATCTTATCTGCGACAAGTGCGGCAGGATCGTCGAGTTCAACGATCCGGGCCTCGAGGCGCTCCAGGAAGAGATCTCCGAGCGGTTGGGCTTCGTGCTCGCGCGTCATCGGATGGAACTCTACGGCATCTGTCGCGAATGTCGTGAAGGCGCCGGCCGAACGCCCCGGACGCCCTAG
- a CDS encoding universal stress protein, translating to MIKSIIVGLDGSDHSRSALRYATWLARQFDATVTGLHVVDIVSIEGSFFHDISGSLGFEPYLDFTSKMREALQDRGAAILEEFSQTCHSEGIRSETALQIGIVPSEICERAREADLVVLGNRGVNQRFTTGLLGGVTESVTRQCSKPVLVTPLEFQTPAAPLLAYDGSERASAAMHVAAEVCSQLSLPLSVLTVCRDAEQGDRVLDQARRYLSSYSLPASTKVMDGHAYETIPSEITSHGYDLVFMGSHGHGRVMEFVLGSTTEYVLRNVPCPVFLSR from the coding sequence ATGATCAAGAGCATCATCGTAGGCTTAGACGGCTCGGACCATTCGCGAAGTGCCCTTCGGTACGCCACCTGGTTGGCGCGACAGTTCGACGCCACCGTGACGGGCCTCCACGTGGTCGACATCGTCTCGATCGAGGGATCGTTCTTCCACGACATCTCGGGCTCGCTGGGGTTCGAACCGTACCTCGACTTCACCTCCAAGATGCGCGAGGCGCTTCAGGATCGCGGCGCCGCGATCCTCGAAGAGTTTAGTCAGACCTGTCACTCCGAAGGCATCCGGTCGGAAACCGCTCTGCAGATAGGGATCGTCCCGAGTGAGATCTGTGAGCGCGCACGCGAAGCCGATCTCGTGGTGCTCGGGAACCGCGGCGTCAATCAGCGATTCACCACCGGCCTCCTCGGAGGCGTCACGGAGAGCGTGACGCGGCAGTGCTCCAAGCCGGTCCTCGTCACCCCACTCGAGTTCCAGACGCCTGCCGCTCCCTTGCTCGCGTATGATGGCAGTGAGCGAGCCAGCGCCGCGATGCACGTCGCTGCCGAGGTTTGTTCGCAGCTCAGCCTACCCCTCTCGGTCCTGACGGTGTGCCGCGACGCGGAGCAGGGCGACCGCGTACTCGACCAGGCCCGGCGCTACCTCTCCTCGTACTCTCTACCTGCGTCGACAAAGGTGATGGACGGCCACGCATACGAGACGATCCCGAGCGAGATCACGAGCCACGGATACGACCTGGTGTTCATGGGGTCGCACGGACACGGCCGCGTCATGGAGTTCGTTCTAGGCAGCACGACCGAGTACGTGCTCAGGAACGTGCCCTGCCCAGTGTTCCTCAGCCGCTGA